From the Oleiharenicola lentus genome, one window contains:
- a CDS encoding SAM-dependent methyltransferase — protein MIAFVHRDRRVTLEGGQTFNAPREDGFRDTPSADLLDLIREIEIGRPWREAVQVRYAAAKLWLHQIITSPRRTAFFADVLPSGAGPVLEIGAGWGQIARVLAAERPVVALEPVAERLAFIHAAAGQDGVRSRLASIGADYFDIRFETPFAIICAIGVLEWVGAFQQQTDPQERQREFLVKIRRELAPGGSLVLGIENRLGLKYLLGCPDDHLGVPYVGCLPAALARRRWDEAGHGRLQAFTYSQSELRDLLQAAGFTRIEFFGAFPDYKLPEQIIAFGENGANLNAWLAAHDVPPEHNGYDGSPLDTMFQRALQTRYRAMATAGAAHPFAPSFFVRAS, from the coding sequence ATGATCGCCTTCGTTCATCGCGACCGCCGTGTCACGCTGGAGGGCGGCCAAACATTCAACGCTCCCCGGGAGGACGGTTTCCGGGACACACCCTCGGCCGACCTGCTCGACTTGATCCGCGAAATCGAAATCGGTCGTCCCTGGCGCGAAGCCGTGCAGGTGCGTTACGCTGCGGCCAAACTTTGGTTGCATCAGATCATCACGTCGCCCCGGCGCACGGCCTTCTTCGCCGACGTGCTCCCGTCGGGGGCCGGGCCGGTGCTCGAGATCGGTGCCGGCTGGGGCCAGATCGCCCGGGTCCTCGCCGCAGAACGCCCGGTCGTTGCCCTCGAGCCCGTGGCCGAGCGCCTCGCTTTCATCCACGCCGCGGCCGGACAGGACGGCGTGCGGTCCCGGCTCGCCAGCATTGGCGCCGACTACTTCGACATTCGCTTCGAAACGCCTTTCGCGATCATCTGCGCCATCGGCGTGCTGGAATGGGTCGGCGCATTCCAACAGCAAACCGACCCACAGGAGCGGCAACGGGAGTTTCTCGTCAAGATCCGGCGGGAACTGGCCCCGGGCGGCTCGCTTGTTCTCGGGATCGAAAACCGGCTCGGCCTGAAATATCTCCTCGGGTGTCCCGACGACCACCTCGGTGTGCCTTACGTCGGCTGCCTGCCCGCTGCCCTCGCCCGCCGGCGGTGGGACGAAGCCGGACACGGCCGGCTGCAGGCCTTCACTTATTCGCAATCGGAACTTCGGGACCTGCTGCAAGCGGCCGGTTTCACCCGGATCGAGTTTTTCGGCGCCTTCCCCGACTACAAACTGCCGGAGCAGATCATCGCCTTCGGTGAGAACGGCGCAAATTTGAATGCCTGGCTCGCCGCCCACGACGTTCCGCCGGAGCACAACGGCTACGACGGCTCTCCTTTGGACACGATGTTTCAGCGCGCTTTGCAGACCCGCTATCGGGCCATGGCGACCGCCGGCGCCGCGCATCCGTTCGCGCCGAGCTTCTTCGTTCGCGCCTCCTGA
- a CDS encoding GbsR/MarR family transcriptional regulator, whose product MNKKRREVQLAGLKTSPTVAEAKAESDPAFEQECVALFASFLHVLGAPNSVGAIYGLLFASPEPLCFAEIVAKLGMSKGSVSQGLAFLRQSGAVKTVNRGPMDGGRREYFEPELGLRRLASGLIKEKIQPLAKETKGAVARLKQHAQNSRGGRSDFQMDRIKQLEIWHKQLGRVLPVVRTMLNIPRQ is encoded by the coding sequence TTGAACAAGAAGCGCCGCGAGGTTCAGCTCGCTGGGTTGAAGACCAGCCCGACAGTTGCGGAAGCCAAGGCGGAGTCAGATCCGGCCTTTGAGCAGGAGTGCGTCGCGCTCTTTGCGAGTTTCCTGCACGTCCTGGGGGCGCCTAATTCGGTCGGAGCGATCTACGGGCTGCTCTTTGCCTCGCCCGAGCCGCTATGTTTTGCCGAGATTGTCGCGAAGCTAGGTATGAGCAAAGGCTCCGTTAGTCAGGGGTTGGCCTTCTTGCGTCAGAGCGGGGCGGTGAAAACGGTGAACCGTGGGCCGATGGACGGTGGTCGTAGGGAATATTTCGAGCCCGAGTTAGGGCTGCGCCGTCTCGCGAGCGGGCTTATTAAGGAAAAGATCCAGCCGCTCGCAAAAGAGACCAAGGGAGCCGTCGCCCGTCTCAAGCAGCATGCCCAGAACAGCCGCGGCGGTCGGAGTGATTTTCAGATGGATCGGATCAAGCAATTGGAGATCTGGCACAAGCAACTTGGCCGGGTGCTTCCAGTGGTCCGAACTATGCTCAATATTCCACGTCAGTGA
- a CDS encoding ABC transporter ATP-binding protein, which yields MPSAEESPSETVISLHGVTKTYTIWDDPAARLMAPLRRLWSGGKPAAATRQFTAVKAISLAITRGECLGIIGRNGAGKSTLLQMIAGTVQPSTGTIAVHGRVAALLELGSGFNPDFTGRENIHLNAAILGLTKPEIAQKFDAIVAYSGIGEFIDQPVRTYSSGMTLRLAFAVCVHVDADILIIDEALAVGDARFQFKCHATLEQMLKEGRTIIFVSHDTNAVKRMCRTAVLLERGEVLLKGSPNDVTNIYTKLITSPHGVEAIRDDLAALRQRTETGEGRPHSGEAIDGTNSSESAGAQPPASSLPAPASLLASDLAASASENLLTEERSHQQISDKEYAYGGEMGRIETVTLTDADDQPRLAFPAGSRIRVRLSCLAAQTIPDPIYALTIKDVRGQEIYGTNTYFQNQSPPSVPPGGRVEVRFEVQLNVQAGVYFISLGWVRLVNGEVQVIHRRYDSIRFDVMPRDKSFGLAHCPTTIEVKMPASAQRPA from the coding sequence ATGCCTTCTGCCGAGGAATCCCCCTCCGAGACCGTCATCTCCCTGCACGGCGTCACCAAGACCTACACCATCTGGGACGACCCGGCCGCGCGCCTGATGGCGCCGCTGCGCCGGCTCTGGTCGGGCGGCAAACCGGCGGCGGCGACCCGCCAGTTCACCGCCGTGAAGGCAATCTCCCTCGCCATCACCCGCGGCGAGTGCCTCGGCATCATCGGCCGCAACGGCGCGGGCAAGAGCACCCTCCTCCAGATGATCGCCGGCACGGTCCAGCCCTCGACCGGCACCATCGCCGTCCACGGCCGCGTGGCCGCCCTGCTGGAGCTGGGCAGCGGTTTCAATCCTGACTTCACCGGCCGTGAAAACATCCACCTCAACGCCGCAATCCTCGGCCTGACCAAGCCGGAGATTGCCCAGAAATTCGACGCCATCGTCGCCTACTCGGGCATCGGCGAATTCATCGACCAGCCGGTCCGCACCTACTCCAGCGGCATGACGCTGCGGCTGGCGTTCGCCGTGTGTGTGCACGTGGACGCCGACATCCTCATTATCGACGAGGCCCTCGCGGTCGGCGATGCCCGGTTCCAATTCAAGTGCCACGCCACGCTCGAGCAAATGCTCAAGGAAGGCCGCACGATCATCTTCGTCTCCCACGACACCAACGCGGTGAAACGCATGTGCCGCACCGCCGTCCTGCTCGAGCGCGGCGAGGTGCTGCTCAAGGGCTCGCCCAACGACGTCACCAACATCTACACGAAGCTCATCACCAGCCCGCACGGCGTGGAAGCGATTCGCGACGACCTCGCCGCGCTGCGGCAGCGAACGGAGACCGGAGAAGGGAGACCGCACTCCGGAGAAGCAATCGACGGGACTAATTCTTCCGAATCAGCCGGTGCCCAGCCTCCCGCCTCCAGCCTCCCCGCTCCGGCTTCCCTCCTCGCCTCCGACCTCGCGGCGTCGGCCTCGGAAAACCTCCTCACCGAGGAACGCTCCCACCAACAAATCTCCGACAAGGAATACGCCTATGGCGGCGAAATGGGCCGGATCGAGACCGTCACGCTGACCGATGCCGACGACCAGCCCCGCCTCGCCTTCCCTGCGGGCAGTCGGATCCGCGTGCGCCTGTCATGCTTGGCCGCCCAAACCATCCCCGATCCCATCTACGCCCTCACGATCAAGGATGTCCGCGGCCAGGAAATCTACGGCACCAACACCTATTTCCAAAACCAGTCCCCGCCCTCCGTCCCACCCGGGGGCCGGGTCGAGGTCCGCTTCGAGGTGCAGCTCAACGTGCAGGCCGGCGTCTATTTCATCTCCCTCGGCTGGGTGCGGCTGGTGAATGGTGAGGTCCAGGTGATCCACCGCCGCTACGACAGCATTCGGTTCGACGTGATGCCGCGCGACAAATCCTTCGGCCTCGCGCACTGCCCGACGACGATCGAGGTCAAGATGCCGGCGAGCGCCCAACGTCCGGCATGA
- a CDS encoding NAD-dependent 4,6-dehydratase LegB, which yields MNQTTANAKILVTGADGFIGSHLTEALVRQGRKVKAFVLYNSFNSWGWLDHCGADIRQNIEVFAGDVRDPNGVKAAMAGCDAVLHLAALIAIPYSYHSPHTYVDTNVNGTLNVLQAARDLGVKRVVHTSTSEVYGTAKFVPITEEHPLQGQSPYSASKIGADQLAYSYYTSFGLPVVTVRPFNTYGPRQSARAVIPTIITQIAKGQRVIKLGAVTPTRDFNYVQDTVRGFIAALDSTQGVGEVVNIGSNFEVSIGETAKLIAETMNTKIDIVTDEVRLRPENSEVNRLWADNAKAARLFGWTPGYGGREGFKRGLAETVAWFTQEDNLREYKADIYNI from the coding sequence ATGAATCAAACAACCGCCAACGCAAAAATTCTCGTCACTGGGGCCGACGGCTTTATCGGGTCGCACCTCACTGAAGCTCTCGTGCGCCAAGGGCGTAAGGTCAAAGCCTTCGTGCTCTACAACTCCTTCAACTCTTGGGGATGGTTGGATCATTGCGGGGCGGATATTAGGCAGAATATCGAGGTTTTTGCCGGTGACGTGCGTGATCCCAACGGGGTCAAGGCGGCCATGGCGGGATGTGATGCGGTGCTCCATCTCGCCGCCCTGATCGCCATCCCGTATTCGTACCACTCGCCGCACACCTACGTGGACACCAATGTGAACGGCACCTTGAACGTGCTGCAGGCGGCCCGGGACCTGGGAGTCAAGCGTGTCGTCCATACCTCCACCAGTGAAGTATATGGCACGGCGAAATTCGTGCCCATCACGGAGGAGCACCCTCTGCAAGGCCAGTCCCCTTACTCCGCTTCCAAGATCGGAGCAGATCAGCTGGCCTATTCCTATTACACATCCTTTGGGCTGCCGGTGGTGACCGTGCGCCCCTTCAACACCTACGGTCCGCGCCAATCGGCGCGCGCGGTGATTCCCACCATCATCACGCAGATCGCCAAGGGGCAACGGGTCATCAAGCTCGGGGCAGTGACTCCGACGCGCGATTTCAATTATGTGCAGGACACGGTGCGCGGGTTCATCGCTGCGCTGGATTCCACCCAGGGAGTGGGCGAGGTGGTGAACATCGGCAGCAATTTCGAGGTTTCAATCGGCGAGACCGCCAAGCTCATCGCCGAGACTATGAACACGAAGATCGACATCGTGACCGACGAGGTGCGTTTGCGGCCGGAGAACTCCGAGGTCAACCGTCTCTGGGCCGACAACGCCAAGGCGGCGAGACTGTTTGGCTGGACCCCTGGTTACGGCGGGCGAGAGGGATTCAAGCGCGGGCTGGCGGAAACCGTCGCATGGTTCACCCAGGAAGACAACCTGCGGGAATACAAGGCCGATATCTACAACATCTGA
- a CDS encoding four helix bundle protein: protein MTINEERKAAMRRRTKAFASAVVRFYISIDKQREELRVLGKQLLRSGTSVAANYREDSRARSRDEFIAKIELCTQEADESQLWLELLRDDCGISADIVNPLWKEADELISIFVAMAKTAKEHT from the coding sequence ATGACCATTAACGAAGAAAGAAAAGCCGCGATGCGCAGACGAACAAAGGCATTCGCGAGTGCTGTGGTGAGATTTTATATCTCCATCGACAAACAGCGGGAGGAGCTAAGGGTGCTGGGCAAACAATTGCTGAGGTCCGGGACTTCCGTAGCCGCCAATTATCGGGAAGACTCCAGGGCCCGGAGTCGCGATGAGTTCATCGCGAAGATCGAATTATGCACCCAGGAGGCTGATGAATCCCAGCTTTGGCTGGAACTATTGCGCGATGACTGCGGCATATCTGCAGACATCGTGAACCCTCTTTGGAAAGAAGCCGACGAATTGATCTCGATCTTTGTCGCCATGGCCAAAACGGCAAAAGAACACACCTAG